A single region of the Saprospiraceae bacterium genome encodes:
- a CDS encoding ABC transporter permease, with translation MLRNYLNVALRNLWKNKTYTFINIFGLAVGMAICLLVFLFVNNEKSFDQWHERANQIYRLNEVQQFGESSTQKVALSMPLMGETLQAEFPEIVNFTRFYGQGRELHRVGEQEMFIDKTVAVDSTFLQLFNFKLKEGDPQRALVEPFSMVLTEKVARNFFGDANPIGKVLSDEGQHALKITGVMEDVPKNSHLQFDALVSISSITSDTTNTRMRRWGSNFLTTYLVLQPGTDVKQLEAKFPDYLVRHMDEDVLDYLQLFLQPLTEVHLGSTDITHDYHNYRKYDKGYVSLFVMLGLFVLFIASINFMNLSTARSMQRAKEVGVRKTIGAQRKQLISQFLAESTLLAFIAMLIAVFLAEALVGTLNLVANRELTLALWQRPGWILGVLGIGIFVGIFSGIYPALVLSGFRPLQAIGKQKERRTGGKINLRSALVVVQFAIAIGLIIGTVVVSQQHQYMRNLDPGFDKEQTLLIGMNREINDKYELIKAEFLNSPNVLDVTASGQRLGNNLHQAGLSYESDQGIESGSSSFLNVDYNYLSFYGLELLDGREFSKEQGTDMGNAYIVNETLAKELGWENPVGKKMKIGGPDGQMGQVIGVVKDFNYNSLHHKIEPLFILLQDWRHDEISVRIKGGEIANTIQGLEAKWKSLISNRPFEYSFLDEHFANLYESEMQVSQVVTILASLAIFIACLGLFGLATIITEQRTKEIGVRKILGASVGELVLLLSKDFTRLVVVAFLLTVPMAWWFLQDWLADFAYRIHIQWWVFALAGLAALLIAWLTISFKSIYAAKANPVEALRCE, from the coding sequence ATGCTTCGAAATTACCTAAATGTTGCACTTCGTAACCTATGGAAAAATAAGACCTACACATTTATCAATATTTTTGGACTGGCTGTAGGGATGGCTATTTGCCTGCTGGTTTTTTTATTCGTTAATAACGAAAAAAGTTTTGACCAATGGCATGAAAGGGCGAACCAGATTTACCGCCTAAATGAAGTGCAGCAATTTGGAGAAAGTAGCACCCAAAAAGTGGCGCTATCCATGCCATTAATGGGAGAAACCCTACAAGCAGAATTTCCTGAAATTGTCAATTTTACTCGTTTTTATGGGCAGGGTAGGGAATTGCATCGGGTCGGAGAACAAGAAATGTTTATTGACAAAACTGTAGCGGTTGATTCTACTTTTCTACAATTATTCAATTTTAAATTGAAAGAAGGCGACCCTCAAAGGGCGCTGGTAGAACCTTTTAGTATGGTATTGACCGAAAAGGTGGCGCGCAATTTTTTCGGAGATGCTAATCCTATCGGCAAAGTGCTAAGCGATGAAGGCCAACACGCCCTAAAGATAACCGGGGTCATGGAGGATGTCCCTAAAAACTCACACCTTCAGTTTGATGCCTTAGTCTCTATCAGTTCTATTACTAGTGATACTACGAATACCAGGATGCGCCGCTGGGGCAGTAATTTCCTGACGACCTATCTGGTCCTGCAACCTGGGACAGATGTCAAACAACTGGAGGCGAAATTTCCGGACTACTTGGTGCGTCATATGGACGAAGACGTCCTAGATTATTTGCAACTGTTTTTGCAGCCACTGACCGAGGTGCACCTTGGGTCAACGGATATCACCCATGATTATCACAACTATCGAAAGTACGATAAAGGGTATGTTTCTCTTTTTGTGATGTTGGGCCTTTTTGTGCTTTTTATTGCCAGTATCAACTTCATGAATTTGTCTACGGCCAGGTCGATGCAACGCGCAAAGGAAGTCGGGGTCCGAAAGACAATTGGCGCCCAGCGAAAGCAATTGATTAGCCAATTTTTGGCCGAGTCTACCCTTCTGGCATTTATAGCGATGTTGATTGCCGTTTTCTTAGCGGAGGCCCTGGTTGGAACCTTGAACCTGGTAGCCAATAGAGAACTGACCCTTGCCCTTTGGCAGCGGCCAGGATGGATTTTAGGTGTTTTGGGCATTGGGATATTTGTCGGGATATTTTCGGGGATTTATCCGGCGCTGGTATTGTCCGGTTTTCGGCCTTTGCAAGCCATTGGTAAACAAAAAGAACGGAGAACAGGTGGGAAGATAAACCTTCGATCAGCCCTCGTCGTTGTACAATTTGCAATCGCTATAGGGCTCATTATCGGGACGGTAGTGGTCAGCCAACAGCATCAATATATGCGAAACCTCGACCCGGGTTTTGACAAGGAGCAGACCCTGCTTATAGGAATGAACCGAGAAATTAATGATAAGTATGAGTTAATTAAAGCAGAATTCCTCAATAGCCCAAATGTGCTGGACGTTACCGCGTCTGGCCAACGATTGGGGAATAACTTGCATCAAGCAGGCCTTAGTTATGAATCTGATCAAGGTATAGAAAGTGGGTCTTCTTCTTTTCTTAATGTCGATTATAATTACCTTTCTTTTTACGGGCTGGAATTATTGGATGGCCGAGAATTTTCTAAGGAGCAAGGGACCGATATGGGGAATGCCTATATCGTGAATGAAACCTTGGCTAAGGAGTTGGGATGGGAGAACCCTGTGGGTAAAAAAATGAAAATAGGAGGGCCAGATGGTCAAATGGGGCAGGTGATTGGGGTGGTGAAGGATTTTAACTACAACTCACTTCATCATAAGATCGAACCGCTATTTATTTTACTGCAAGACTGGCGTCATGATGAAATTTCTGTACGGATTAAAGGTGGAGAAATTGCGAATACCATACAAGGACTTGAAGCAAAATGGAAATCGCTTATTAGCAATCGCCCTTTTGAATACAGCTTTTTGGATGAGCATTTTGCTAACCTATACGAATCAGAGATGCAGGTTAGTCAGGTCGTTACTATTTTGGCTTCCCTAGCCATCTTTATTGCCTGTTTAGGCTTATTTGGCCTGGCTACGATTATCACCGAACAGCGCACCAAGGAAATTGGTGTACGTAAAATATTGGGCGCCTCGGTTGGCGAATTGGTCTTACTTTTGTCCAAAGACTTCACACGACTGGTTGTTGTTGCTTTTCTGTTGACGGTGCCGATGGCCTGGTGGTTTTTACAGGACTGGCTAGCAGACTTTGCCTATCGTATTCACATACAGTGGTGGGTATTTGCTTTGGCAGGGCTGGCTGCCCTTTTGATCGCCTGGTTGACCATTAGCTTCAAATCCATTTATGCGGCAAAGGCTAATCCTGTAGAGGCCTTGCGGTGCGAGTGA
- a CDS encoding FAD-dependent oxidoreductase, producing the protein MRKETTPYLVLGAGPAGLSAAYELAKAGQKVMIIDKNKVCGGLMRNVNRGDYSVDFGRKELYSRIEEVNDLWSNLLGTAYKAYDYRIGILYHGHVFEKTSSYKGIRRGMPWGLFFSCGVDYLFSAINPVKPRTYQAFMYKTRGRKFSQIFVKYFSEKFNRYDWKNMAVPTTSGEGEKRISKVGDFLKRSLKDSTDAQKDQEVWRHPDKGAGQITDLLEQFIREKGAEFVLGANIKEIRTEKNRVTAVVIEKEGEMIEIIPQQVISTLPLEVTAQLMGLSTIKEATNSVSFSRGTILVYLFLDEAPRFPHTWLNVASPELRIGRITNYANMGGSMVPKGKTCLCIEFFCMSNDALFQQETEEIKDLAIEEAMTGKLFDPNKIADYMVMKFPHADAAVDWEDYLKDPLRNELFNKIKVFENLLNASRPGTDRATHAGLVAGRCSMSTNKDQFERLTDPRKAEPWLDEAAIDISSISLQSNYF; encoded by the coding sequence ATGAGAAAAGAAACGACACCCTATTTAGTGCTTGGCGCAGGTCCTGCGGGCTTATCGGCTGCTTATGAATTAGCGAAGGCAGGCCAAAAAGTGATGATTATTGATAAGAACAAAGTTTGTGGCGGGTTAATGCGAAATGTCAATAGAGGGGATTATAGCGTTGATTTCGGGAGGAAAGAATTGTATTCTCGGATTGAAGAGGTAAATGACTTGTGGTCGAATTTACTTGGGACAGCCTATAAGGCGTACGATTACCGGATTGGCATACTATATCACGGGCATGTATTTGAAAAAACCTCCTCTTATAAAGGGATTCGAAGGGGAATGCCATGGGGGCTCTTTTTTAGTTGCGGGGTAGATTATTTATTTTCTGCTATTAATCCCGTTAAACCTCGAACTTACCAGGCATTTATGTACAAAACCAGGGGGCGCAAATTTAGTCAGATCTTTGTAAAGTATTTTTCTGAAAAATTCAACCGTTATGATTGGAAAAACATGGCTGTTCCAACTACCTCTGGTGAGGGAGAAAAAAGAATTTCAAAAGTAGGAGACTTCCTCAAAAGATCCTTAAAAGATTCGACAGACGCCCAAAAGGACCAAGAGGTTTGGCGACACCCGGATAAAGGTGCTGGCCAAATTACAGACCTGCTTGAACAATTTATTAGGGAAAAGGGTGCCGAATTTGTTTTAGGGGCGAACATCAAAGAAATTAGAACAGAAAAAAATAGGGTGACGGCTGTCGTCATAGAGAAAGAAGGGGAGATGATAGAAATAATACCACAGCAAGTCATTTCTACCCTTCCTTTAGAGGTAACCGCCCAATTAATGGGCTTGTCGACGATCAAAGAAGCTACGAATAGTGTGTCTTTTTCCCGAGGAACCATTCTCGTTTATTTATTTCTGGATGAAGCGCCACGTTTTCCGCACACCTGGCTGAATGTTGCCAGTCCTGAACTTAGGATTGGGCGTATTACCAATTATGCGAATATGGGTGGAAGCATGGTTCCTAAAGGGAAAACTTGTTTGTGCATTGAGTTTTTCTGCATGAGCAATGATGCGCTTTTTCAACAGGAAACGGAGGAAATAAAAGACCTGGCCATTGAAGAAGCTATGACTGGCAAGCTTTTCGATCCTAATAAAATTGCAGATTATATGGTCATGAAATTCCCGCATGCAGATGCAGCAGTAGACTGGGAAGATTACCTGAAAGACCCGCTCCGAAATGAACTCTTTAATAAAATTAAGGTCTTTGAAAACTTGTTAAACGCCAGTCGTCCCGGTACGGACCGTGCTACGCATGCAGGGCTAGTTGCTGGCAGGTGCTCCATGTCTACCAACAAGGATCAGTTTGAGCGACTGACAGATCCTCGTAAGGCGGAGCCTTGGTTGGACGAAGCAGCGATAGATATTTCATCCATTTCTCTTCAAAGCAACTATTTTTGA
- a CDS encoding PadR family transcriptional regulator: MAQNAAKQCCMLLLPTVAIKNKKTYIAYNTKQYSLYKVCKIKQNMKRTYLGEFEEIVLLVILILEKDAYGVSIKDEIHKRLGRKISRGALHTSLSRLEKKGFIRSDFGEATPVRGGRRKKYYQLTQNGKISLNEIKNVRAALWQAVPQFKLGFS; this comes from the coding sequence TTGGCACAAAACGCTGCAAAACAATGCTGCATGCTTTTGCTACCTACGGTTGCTATTAAAAATAAAAAAACATATATTGCATACAATACAAAACAATATAGTCTTTATAAGGTCTGCAAAATAAAGCAAAATATGAAAAGAACCTATCTTGGTGAATTTGAAGAAATCGTATTGTTGGTGATTCTGATTCTGGAAAAGGATGCTTATGGCGTGAGCATCAAAGACGAAATTCATAAAAGGCTTGGGCGGAAAATTAGCCGCGGAGCCTTGCATACTTCTTTGTCTCGTTTGGAAAAAAAAGGATTTATCCGTTCTGATTTTGGAGAAGCAACACCAGTTAGAGGAGGGCGCCGCAAGAAATATTACCAATTGACACAAAACGGAAAAATAAGCTTGAACGAAATTAAAAATGTGCGCGCCGCTCTTTGGCAGGCTGTCCCTCAATTCAAATTGGGTTTTAGTTAA
- a CDS encoding AraC family transcriptional regulator — translation METLHPTTVQILTFILGAACLHGLWLGIVIILKNHRDTNHWLLGTALLAISFYLLNYVLFLTGIILVYPHLLGVLFPSVWLIGPCLYFFTKKNNTLNFHWKYDHLIHLVPLVIAFVSVLPLLKASKEKKLAIIEWLMNPGESFTWADILQGNNYLYLLIVYIGTALWTISPTRQKVNNPATAIRPGWLPGFLKIFMLILLFDLAVKFSFFALRIPAFTLEFFLAAVLAISIHFAGYQLIERFDQFSKRLPFNLNEKYKTSPLTAAQIKTYSLRLEALLDHEKPYLDAQLKVAELAAMLEIPSHQLSQILNEGMQTNFNDLINHYRITEIKQRLLSPAFSHYSILAIAFDCGFQNKTTFNRVFKKLTGKTPSEFTKNQTV, via the coding sequence ATGGAAACCCTTCATCCGACGACCGTACAAATATTGACTTTCATTTTAGGAGCTGCATGTCTGCACGGACTATGGTTAGGTATTGTTATTATACTAAAAAACCATCGCGATACCAATCATTGGTTATTGGGTACAGCGCTTTTGGCTATTTCGTTTTATCTTTTGAATTATGTCTTATTTCTAACAGGTATTATCCTGGTTTATCCGCATTTGTTGGGCGTTTTATTCCCTTCAGTATGGTTAATAGGGCCTTGTTTATACTTCTTCACTAAAAAAAATAATACCTTAAATTTCCATTGGAAATACGACCACCTAATCCATCTAGTGCCGCTGGTGATAGCATTTGTGTCTGTGTTACCCTTGTTAAAGGCTAGTAAGGAGAAAAAATTGGCCATCATTGAGTGGTTAATGAATCCAGGTGAAAGTTTTACCTGGGCAGATATACTACAAGGCAATAATTACCTGTACCTGTTAATCGTTTATATAGGCACTGCGCTATGGACGATCTCGCCTACTAGGCAAAAAGTAAATAATCCAGCGACAGCCATCCGACCTGGCTGGCTCCCCGGTTTTTTGAAAATTTTCATGTTGATCCTTTTATTTGACCTGGCTGTAAAGTTTAGCTTTTTTGCATTGCGGATTCCAGCGTTTACCTTAGAGTTCTTCCTTGCAGCCGTCTTAGCCATTAGCATCCATTTTGCTGGTTATCAGCTCATTGAAAGATTTGACCAATTTTCAAAAAGGCTTCCCTTTAACCTTAATGAAAAATATAAAACCTCCCCACTTACGGCAGCGCAGATTAAGACTTATTCCCTACGTCTAGAAGCTTTATTAGACCATGAAAAACCCTACCTAGATGCGCAACTAAAGGTAGCCGAACTTGCTGCGATGCTCGAAATTCCCTCTCACCAATTATCTCAAATCTTAAATGAAGGCATGCAAACCAATTTCAATGATTTGATCAATCATTACCGGATAACAGAAATCAAGCAACGATTACTTAGCCCTGCTTTCAGTCATTACTCCATCCTAGCCATTGCATTCGACTGTGGTTTTCAAAACAAAACGACCTTCAACAGGGTATTTAAAAAATTGACAGGAAAAACACCCTCTGAATTTACGAAGAACCAAACTGTTTAA
- a CDS encoding M20/M25/M40 family metallo-hydrolase produces the protein MSMNYFGALFALTLSFSLGTAYGQSSKEEQDALFIREIYNEAMNHSQAYGWLRVLTKDIGARLGGSPQAAAAVEYTRQMLDTLGLDTVYLQSCMVPHWERGEKEQVRIVNSFKMGSVDLNALALGNSVGTGPKGITAEVIEVKSLDELAQLGREKVEGKIVFFNRKMDPTQMNTFAAYGGAVDQRALGASRASSLGAVGALVRSMTNGLDDVPHTGSLRYDEGILPIPGIAISTIDADLLSQMLEEEVIRVYMRNTSRMRSPEQSYNVIGEIKGSSHPEEIILVGGHLDSWDVGEGAHDDGAGCVQSMEVLRLLKQLNYRPQRTIRCVLFMNEENGLAGGKAYQVASDEKKEYHMAAIESDRGGFTPRGFTADGEESVFTKKFKKVNKWLPLLEPYGLRLSKGGGGADINGLKSQQGLLFGFEPDSQRYFDYHHTAADVLEAVNKRELDAGAAAMAALVYLLDKYGLD, from the coding sequence ATGAGCATGAATTATTTCGGAGCGCTATTTGCCCTTACGTTAAGCTTTTCATTAGGTACTGCTTATGGCCAATCTTCAAAAGAAGAACAGGATGCGCTTTTCATTCGAGAAATTTATAATGAGGCGATGAATCATAGCCAGGCCTATGGATGGTTGCGGGTATTGACGAAAGATATTGGTGCGCGCCTGGGGGGATCACCACAAGCGGCAGCAGCGGTAGAATACACCCGTCAGATGTTGGACACCCTAGGCTTAGATACTGTTTACCTCCAATCCTGTATGGTACCGCATTGGGAGCGGGGAGAGAAAGAGCAGGTCAGGATTGTTAATTCTTTTAAGATGGGGTCGGTTGACCTGAATGCGCTGGCGCTGGGAAATTCAGTAGGGACTGGCCCGAAGGGGATAACGGCTGAGGTCATTGAAGTCAAAAGCTTGGATGAATTAGCGCAATTAGGCCGGGAAAAAGTCGAAGGAAAGATCGTTTTTTTTAATCGAAAGATGGATCCTACCCAAATGAACACCTTTGCAGCTTATGGCGGAGCAGTAGACCAACGGGCGCTTGGTGCTTCCCGAGCCTCCTCGCTGGGAGCGGTGGGGGCATTGGTGCGGTCGATGACCAATGGCCTGGATGATGTGCCCCACACTGGGAGCTTGAGATACGATGAAGGCATTCTGCCGATTCCTGGTATTGCCATTAGCACCATCGATGCCGATTTGTTGAGCCAAATGTTGGAGGAAGAAGTTATCCGTGTCTATATGCGAAACACGAGTCGCATGAGGAGTCCCGAACAGTCCTACAATGTGATCGGCGAAATAAAAGGGAGCAGCCATCCGGAAGAAATCATTTTGGTCGGAGGGCACCTTGATTCCTGGGATGTGGGCGAAGGGGCGCATGATGACGGGGCTGGCTGCGTACAATCTATGGAAGTCTTGCGATTGCTGAAACAGCTCAATTATCGCCCTCAGCGCACGATTCGTTGTGTCTTATTTATGAATGAAGAAAATGGGTTGGCAGGCGGAAAGGCCTATCAAGTGGCATCGGATGAAAAAAAGGAATACCACATGGCGGCTATTGAATCGGATCGGGGCGGATTCACGCCCAGGGGATTTACTGCTGATGGAGAGGAATCGGTTTTTACTAAAAAATTCAAAAAGGTGAACAAATGGCTTCCTTTGTTGGAGCCTTATGGCTTGCGCTTATCCAAGGGTGGCGGCGGTGCCGATATTAATGGCTTGAAATCTCAGCAGGGGTTGCTGTTTGGTTTCGAACCCGACTCGCAACGCTATTTCGATTACCATCATACTGCTGCCGATGTTCTCGAAGCTGTCAATAAAAGAGAACTGGACGCGGGCGCCGCCGCAATGGCCGCTTTGGTCTATTTGCTGGATAAGTACGGTCTGGATTAA
- a CDS encoding ABC transporter permease, translating to MKKDITPPPFYNRLFRWFCSPDLYEELAGDLAEQFFQEEATLDYKKACANYRREVLLMIRPSVIKRFTISSLLPDKLMLSNYLKIASRSLQRQIGYTLTNISGLAIGLTACLLILLYIWGESRFDKGHEKGERIFRLNTDLKLPEQALALSLTGGPVGPALAHDFPEIEGVVRLARPWSTLHLKKDDKQFYEENVLYADSSFFQLFDFPFIEGNQSSALSLPYSVVISEDLAKKYFGEGPAYGKQLNINNQSFTVTGILKDLPNHTHVKADCYLSFSSWIIEYPSTATSWTWTSFPTYLLLKPGVDPTTFGQKIAYYIKDHVSEAAWNQTAMVLHLEPFENIYFNSPRLGEWHAKGSKGYLLFLGIAAFFILLMAILNFINLSTARAAIRSKEIGIRKTIGAQRKQLIQQFLTESGLLVFIAYALSFLILTLALPRFNQLIDRQLSIVTILSFKPIALVLVSFLTISLLAGFYPAFFLSSFKTNSELLKKVDSSFKKQSFWQYLSGFQFATSISLIICTVIAWQQVQFMLHRDPGFEPDRKVVMAFGNDTTILSHRQYIREELLRIPGIEAAAYSSHVPSESPHGVYLSVEAGEGDAREGETEMCAVDQYFIDLYQLKLIAGKPFSTEVFTDSTAPLIVNASTVKLLGFSTPEEIIGKEFYQWDRRGRVIGVVADFNFKSLHNKIGAITFQLRAPLFEKLTIQYAPNRSTADIIEQLSNKWQSLAGHLPFQYSFLDQRIAQLYQTDKRFATLSLLFSILAIFIALLGLVALVGYSCRRQAKDIAVKKVFGATAFQIIWSLFRQYSRPVLWAWLLVIVPVYFLLDQWLNDFTYRIDISWLVLIGVGILGFLCSFLVVFGQSFATANANPTRYLRE from the coding sequence ATGAAAAAAGATATCACGCCACCTCCCTTTTATAATCGATTGTTTAGATGGTTCTGTTCCCCTGATTTGTATGAGGAACTAGCGGGAGATTTAGCAGAACAATTTTTTCAAGAGGAGGCCACCCTTGATTATAAAAAAGCTTGTGCGAATTATAGAAGAGAGGTCCTACTCATGATTCGACCCTCGGTGATTAAACGGTTTACTATTTCCTCATTATTACCCGACAAACTTATGTTAAGCAATTATTTAAAAATCGCCAGCCGAAGCCTCCAACGGCAAATCGGTTATACCTTGACTAATATTAGTGGCCTGGCAATAGGTCTTACAGCTTGTCTGCTTATCCTGCTATATATATGGGGCGAGTCAAGGTTTGACAAAGGTCATGAAAAAGGAGAACGCATTTTTCGTTTGAATACTGATTTAAAGTTACCGGAACAAGCCTTGGCACTGTCACTCACCGGAGGGCCTGTTGGGCCTGCCTTGGCACATGATTTTCCCGAAATTGAGGGTGTTGTGCGACTAGCGAGACCTTGGTCTACCCTTCATCTTAAAAAAGATGACAAACAATTTTATGAAGAAAATGTACTGTATGCTGATTCTTCTTTTTTCCAATTATTTGATTTCCCCTTCATAGAAGGTAATCAGTCTTCGGCTTTGTCATTGCCCTATTCAGTTGTTATAAGTGAGGACCTGGCCAAAAAATACTTTGGAGAGGGTCCTGCCTACGGAAAGCAATTGAATATCAATAACCAATCCTTTACTGTTACCGGCATTTTGAAAGACTTGCCGAACCATACCCACGTAAAAGCAGACTGCTATTTGTCATTTTCAAGCTGGATCATCGAGTATCCCTCAACGGCAACTAGTTGGACCTGGACGAGTTTTCCGACCTACTTATTACTCAAACCAGGTGTTGACCCAACCACCTTTGGTCAAAAAATAGCCTATTACATCAAAGATCATGTCAGTGAAGCAGCCTGGAATCAAACAGCCATGGTGTTGCATTTGGAACCATTTGAAAACATTTATTTCAACAGCCCACGCCTGGGAGAATGGCATGCCAAGGGGAGCAAGGGTTACCTTTTGTTTCTAGGCATAGCAGCTTTTTTCATTCTCCTGATGGCTATACTGAACTTTATTAACCTTTCTACGGCAAGAGCAGCCATTCGTTCTAAGGAAATTGGTATTAGAAAAACGATTGGTGCCCAGCGAAAGCAGTTGATCCAACAGTTTCTGACCGAAAGTGGGTTATTAGTCTTTATTGCCTATGCACTTTCTTTCTTAATCCTGACACTTGCTCTTCCACGTTTTAACCAACTGATTGATCGCCAACTATCTATTGTCACCATTCTTTCTTTTAAACCTATAGCATTAGTATTGGTAAGTTTTTTGACGATCAGCTTGCTTGCGGGTTTTTATCCAGCTTTTTTCCTTTCTTCGTTCAAAACCAACAGCGAGCTTTTGAAAAAAGTTGATTCGTCCTTTAAAAAACAATCCTTTTGGCAATACTTATCCGGCTTCCAGTTTGCTACCTCCATTAGTCTGATCATTTGTACCGTTATTGCCTGGCAACAAGTACAGTTCATGCTGCATCGAGACCCTGGTTTTGAGCCCGACCGAAAGGTCGTAATGGCCTTTGGCAATGATACGACCATTTTAAGTCACCGGCAATACATCCGGGAAGAACTACTTCGCATACCGGGGATAGAGGCTGCTGCTTATTCTTCTCATGTCCCTTCTGAATCTCCACATGGCGTTTATTTGAGCGTGGAAGCAGGGGAAGGCGATGCCAGAGAAGGTGAAACAGAAATGTGTGCAGTAGATCAATATTTTATTGACCTTTATCAATTGAAATTGATTGCAGGTAAACCTTTTAGCACTGAAGTATTTACAGACTCCACCGCTCCCCTCATCGTCAATGCCTCAACGGTCAAACTATTAGGTTTTTCGACCCCAGAAGAGATCATCGGAAAAGAATTCTATCAGTGGGATCGCAGGGGTAGGGTTATTGGTGTAGTAGCGGATTTCAATTTTAAATCCCTACATAACAAAATTGGCGCCATTACTTTTCAGCTTAGGGCGCCACTTTTTGAAAAACTGACGATTCAATATGCTCCCAATCGTTCGACAGCTGATATTATTGAGCAATTGTCAAACAAATGGCAATCACTTGCCGGGCACCTCCCATTTCAATATAGTTTTCTGGATCAAAGAATAGCCCAACTATACCAGACAGACAAACGTTTTGCCACTTTGAGTCTACTTTTTTCCATCTTGGCCATTTTCATCGCCTTGCTGGGGCTGGTAGCCTTGGTAGGGTACAGCTGCCGTCGGCAAGCCAAGGATATTGCAGTGAAAAAGGTCTTTGGGGCTACTGCCTTTCAGATCATCTGGTCCCTTTTTCGGCAATATAGTCGGCCCGTTTTGTGGGCTTGGCTTTTAGTGATCGTTCCTGTTTATTTTCTCCTTGACCAATGGCTTAATGATTTTACTTATCGAATCGATATCAGTTGGTTAGTCCTTATCGGAGTGGGCATCCTGGGTTTTTTGTGCAGCTTTCTGGTTGTTTTCGGCCAGAGTTTTGCTACTGCCAACGCAAATCCTACCAGGTATTTGAGGGAGTGA
- a CDS encoding alpha/beta hydrolase-fold protein, translated as MKKRISLLMLGLCLGLSLLAQLTIKVTAIPANTPANASIYVAGTFNNWAADNTDYILADNGDGTYQIVLTPAAGLVKFKFTRGSWETVEGNANGGFQADHEVQYNGGEQTVALPILSWEGSSNGGGTAAANVFILSDNFPIPQLNRSRRIWIYLPPDYATSGKYYPVLYMQDGQNLFDANTSFSGEWQVDEALNQLFSQGDQGIIVIGIDNGGASRLDEYTPWPNPSYGGGAGAAYVDFIVETLKPHIDSTFRTRPQREYTGIMGSSLGGLISMYAAIEHQDVFSKAGIFSPSFWFSEFAYSQVNELGKQHEMRIYFLAGENESASMVPDLNRMYNTLRSVGFEESELLRTTHADGQHSEWYWAREFPAAYQWLFANTLPTATEEPQHAVVKIAPNPADSMLHFSFPPDVVAPQFALYSMDGKLVIPRQSIVGKAVDVSHLKSGTYLCKLFAKKKLLESQKIVIVH; from the coding sequence ATGAAAAAAAGGATTTCCCTATTGATGTTGGGACTGTGCCTCGGCCTGTCCCTTCTCGCCCAATTAACCATTAAAGTTACCGCTATTCCCGCTAATACACCTGCAAACGCATCGATCTATGTGGCAGGTACCTTTAATAACTGGGCGGCAGACAATACCGATTATATCCTCGCGGATAATGGTGATGGCACCTACCAAATCGTTTTGACTCCTGCGGCAGGTCTTGTCAAATTTAAATTCACACGGGGCAGTTGGGAAACCGTCGAAGGCAATGCCAATGGTGGTTTTCAAGCTGATCATGAGGTCCAATATAATGGCGGCGAACAGACCGTAGCACTGCCCATTCTAAGCTGGGAAGGCAGTAGCAATGGCGGAGGGACAGCCGCTGCTAATGTTTTTATCTTGTCCGACAATTTTCCCATCCCTCAATTGAATCGGAGTCGACGCATTTGGATATATCTACCGCCCGATTATGCCACTTCTGGTAAATATTACCCCGTATTATACATGCAGGATGGCCAAAACCTATTTGATGCCAACACCAGTTTTAGTGGGGAATGGCAAGTAGATGAAGCCTTAAATCAGCTTTTTAGCCAGGGAGACCAAGGCATTATTGTCATTGGAATCGACAATGGCGGTGCCAGCCGACTGGATGAGTACACCCCTTGGCCCAATCCATCCTATGGTGGCGGAGCAGGGGCCGCCTATGTCGACTTTATCGTGGAAACGCTAAAACCTCATATCGACTCAACCTTTCGTACCAGGCCACAAAGGGAATACACGGGTATCATGGGATCTTCATTGGGTGGCTTAATCTCTATGTATGCAGCCATCGAACACCAGGATGTATTTAGTAAAGCAGGGATTTTTTCTCCCTCTTTTTGGTTTTCGGAGTTTGCCTATTCGCAGGTAAATGAGCTAGGCAAGCAACATGAGATGCGTATTTACTTTCTGGCTGGAGAAAACGAAAGTGCCAGCATGGTACCTGACCTGAACAGGATGTACAACACTTTGCGGTCTGTTGGCTTTGAGGAATCCGAATTATTGCGCACCACACATGCAGATGGTCAACATAGTGAATGGTACTGGGCCAGGGAATTTCCAGCTGCTTATCAATGGTTATTCGCCAATACGCTCCCAACCGCTACCGAGGAGCCACAACATGCCGTGGTAAAAATAGCCCCAAATCCGGCCGATAGTATGCTTCATTTTAGTTTTCCGCCTGATGTGGTCGCTCCCCAATTTGCCCTTTATAGTATGGATGGCAAACTTGTGATTCCTCGACAATCAATTGTAGGTAAAGCCGTCGATGTTTCTCATCTCAAGTCAGGCACTTATTTGTGTAAGCTTTTCGCTAAAAAGAAACTATTGGAAAGTCAAAAGATTGTAATTGTGCACTAA